A single region of the uncultured Draconibacterium sp. genome encodes:
- a CDS encoding glycan-binding surface protein, translating into MKNRLNNYTYYWQLIFLAAVILFGSACQEEQMEPPVITGVINYAASPNDTAVTTIQTGQWVVLLGQNLSTVTQVNFGSVPATINTALFADGSLVVQLPDIPFESVPADELNIVTAISEGGIATFNINIIGEPLIAHVRNNETSPNDTVVNVLYPGDEINIVGYNLKDATEISFQGIAADLSKVVYTDTSAIVQVPADLSGSNALLANTITYTTDVGSTNFSIRIVGPPVISYISLEVPHEGDIVHLYGYNFTEIQSFTFAGTEITDYEVSADESVLSFVSPALAQSGPVEITTLAGSFTTVFNVNEIALINSGGVGILANMEWSDYFGWGWGNGDVNLYASDPNSEWPSYNTDYGVGYGMYLVFKSGPLEAGEDGYLEDWGGNQILINDGGGQWVPTENLDDSGDNWALKFEINVAKPWSGGTLCFRTASASNYIARYEPWKVSATKTVAVTTDGWQTVTIPLSAFRLDDGEGESISKVSDLLNGDSGKTYFRIYLHNYRTSTTDNFEAAFDNIRVVRR; encoded by the coding sequence ATGAAAAATAGATTAAATAACTACACCTATTACTGGCAGCTAATTTTTTTAGCCGCGGTGATCTTATTTGGATCAGCCTGCCAGGAGGAACAAATGGAACCACCGGTTATTACTGGTGTGATTAATTATGCAGCTTCGCCCAATGATACAGCTGTAACAACGATACAAACCGGCCAATGGGTGGTTTTGTTAGGACAAAACCTGAGCACTGTTACTCAGGTGAATTTTGGCTCTGTACCTGCTACGATTAACACAGCGCTTTTTGCCGATGGAAGCCTTGTAGTGCAATTGCCTGATATCCCGTTTGAATCAGTTCCGGCCGACGAATTAAATATTGTTACCGCAATCAGTGAAGGGGGTATTGCCACATTTAATATCAATATTATTGGTGAGCCATTGATTGCTCATGTGAGAAATAATGAAACTTCTCCAAATGATACAGTTGTTAATGTATTATACCCCGGCGATGAGATCAACATTGTCGGATATAACCTCAAGGATGCCACAGAAATATCATTTCAGGGTATTGCTGCCGACTTGAGCAAGGTAGTTTATACCGACACAAGCGCCATTGTACAGGTGCCTGCTGATTTATCGGGGTCCAATGCTTTATTGGCAAATACCATTACTTATACCACCGATGTCGGGTCTACTAATTTCTCAATCAGAATTGTTGGTCCTCCGGTAATATCTTACATTTCATTAGAGGTGCCCCATGAAGGTGATATCGTTCATTTATACGGGTATAACTTTACCGAAATTCAAAGTTTTACTTTTGCTGGTACAGAAATAACCGACTACGAAGTATCGGCAGATGAGTCTGTTCTTAGCTTTGTTTCCCCGGCATTGGCGCAAAGCGGTCCGGTTGAGATTACAACACTGGCGGGTTCGTTTACAACTGTTTTTAATGTGAATGAAATTGCCTTAATAAACTCCGGTGGCGTAGGCATTTTGGCCAATATGGAGTGGAGCGACTACTTCGGCTGGGGCTGGGGTAATGGCGATGTGAATCTTTATGCTTCAGACCCTAATTCAGAATGGCCTTCCTATAATACTGATTATGGTGTTGGTTACGGTATGTACCTTGTCTTTAAGAGTGGTCCTCTGGAAGCCGGAGAAGATGGTTATCTTGAAGATTGGGGAGGAAATCAGATTCTTATTAATGATGGCGGTGGTCAGTGGGTGCCAACAGAGAATCTGGATGATTCCGGCGACAATTGGGCCTTAAAATTTGAAATAAATGTTGCGAAGCCATGGAGCGGAGGTACGCTTTGTTTCAGAACAGCAAGTGCAAGTAATTATATTGCACGATACGAACCATGGAAAGTATCAGCAACTAAGACTGTTGCCGTTACTACTGACGGATGGCAAACAGTAACGATTCCCTTATCCGCGTTCCGTCTTGATGACGGAGAAGGTGAGTCTATTTCAAAAGTCTCGGATTTGTTAAATGGGGACTCAGGAAAGACATACTTTAGAATTTATCTTCATAACTATCGCACTTCAACTACAGACAATTTTGAAGCTGCCTTTGATAACATTAGGGTGGTAAGACGATAG